TAAGATGTAACAGTTTGTTAATTAATTTTGCAGGTACATTTTGATCTACCCACAGGGTTGTGATGTCTGCAATCATCTTTCATTATTTCTTTGTGTTGCTAATCATGACAAACTTCTCCCAGGTTTGCAGCATGGCTTTTTTCTGTTCTTTTTGGCTAAGTAGAGCCTGATTTCTAAATTTCAATAGCAAACCTTATAATTCCTTTGTAATTCATGATGTTGGAAGGATGGAGTCATTTTGCGCAGTTTACAATAGCTGTAGTCAACAAAGACCCAAAGAAATCAAAGTACTCTGGTCAGTCAATCATCAGATGATCTAACCTTACAGAAAGTCAACTTAGCCTTCACTAAGCTGCATTAAAGCTTATGCTTGTAAAGAAATTTGCAGATACATTACATAGGTTttggaaaaaggagcatgattgggGTTGGAAAAAGTTCATGGAGTTATCTAAAGTGTATGATGGCTTTATTGTTGCTGACACTCTTGTTATTAAAGCCCAAGTCCAAGTTATCAGGTAAACATTACATATATCTGTTTCTAGTTCCTAGTCCATAATATTAATATCTGTTTATAACTTGATTGGTTAGTTAAACAACTCTTGACAGGAACAAAAAATTAGAATCTGTAGTTGACATAGATGCACATGTTAATGTGGTCACGGTTCATAGTTTGCCTTGTGCATTTTGTTATGTTGATTTCAGTAAAAATGTGGGGAAGCGATATGTTTGAAACATGGTTTAAAATACTAGTCAAATTAGTATGTACTGACCGAAATTTACAGGTCCAACCAAACATTAAAAATGAAACTATAAGATTGGTACTGCTCATTATAAAGTTTTCTATCATTTTCTAGACACACAAGTCGTTATATCACTCTATATCTTGGAACTATAAAGGCAATCTGGTACACCAATTTCTGAAACCTTAATTGGACTGGTATATGTAATCTTTGTCTAGAGGTTTAGACCCATCTGGCTTATTAAAGAAGCATGTGTAACCAAGTTTTTCAATCTTTTCTGCATGGTGTTCTGTTGACTTCGTACTTTGGATTATAACTTGGTAAATGAGATGAAAGACATAATGACTGAAGATCTCTTAGTTCAATGTTGTTGACCTTGAATGCAGTGGTGTTCCAATACTTATTTTTTTGATATGTGTGCAGATATGGATACTTGACCTTAATCTTGTTTCTATTGAGAGCAGTACTTAGTTTTTACATATTTAATTTGGGCTGCATATTCTCATCGTTGTTTTGTTTATATACGGATACCTATTATAAATTCTCAGGTTTTTTCTAAGGACCATTTTGCTTGGAAATCTCTATTGTACTTACTatgatagtttattattttattttgcgTGAGGACATTTTGTTGATCTTTACATATGTTTCTTCATTTGTGCAACTGAAACTTCAGGGAGAAGGCAGACCGCCCTTTTCGTTGTCTTGATTGCCAATACAGGAGGGAACTGGTCCGAGTATATTTGTCAAATGTAGAGAAGGTTTGCCGGCATTTTCTAGAAGAGAGAATAGGCAAGCTTAGCAAGTTTGTTGAGGATAAAGTGAGGTGGTCTGGGTAAACATTTTTCTGAGTTAATAGTTTAAAATGAGCCCTTGTATTACTCTTACCTTTTAATTTTATCAAAAGTTGCTGCATCTGGTTTTCTACCTCCTGATGGCATTAAGATTCCCTTTTGGCATATGCAAGTTTGTGACCAAATATTGTTTGGATGTTGCAGTTTTCGTGCCTTTTGGTTCGGAATGGATCTAAATTCTAGGTGGCGCATGTCAAGAGACAGAACAGATGCTATACTGAAAGCAGTTGTTAAACATTTTTTCATAGAGAAAGAAGTCACATCTACTTTGGTTATGGATTCTCTATACAGTGGGCTAAAGGCTCTTGAATTTCAGAGCAAGAACATGAAAGGAAGAGCTAGATTAGTGGATTTGGAAGAATTACCATCTCCTATGATCCTAGTTGATAAAGATTTGTTTGTATTGGCTGATGATGTAATTCTTCTGATTGAAAGAGTGGTATCAGACTCCTTGCCTCATCAGCCTTTGCCTTCGAAAGATGACAAGTGTCCACAGAATCGTACCAAGGTAGGTAAAGAACACTTTTTAGTCTGCTATCTAGGTAGACATGTTGTATGCCTTAATCTGGATGAATTTTGTTTGTCAATGGAAGTGACAATTTTTTTTCCATAAAATTCTATGAGAAATATCTAGGTTCTTTTGTGAGGTTTCCCATTTTAGCAGATGTACTTAGCTTTTGGCTTATGGAAATTTCTTGTATTATTtagtatgcatcattatatatttaagGGCTATTGTGTAAGTGCTGTTGGGTTCAATTTTCTGTTATGACCACAATTTGCAAGTTTGATGAAATGTGGTGGTTTGCAATCTGTAATCTTCCTGATAGTTACATAATTTGGGAACCTATAGTTAGTTTAGGGGATTATTATTTTTGCTTTTAAGATGGGTGTTATTCCTACTGTTAATGGCTAAGGATTGAGATATCTCTAGGCCATTTGTTGAGCTTTAATTATTTATAAGTGTAGCCGACCCTAATTAACGATGACTGCTAAGAAGATAATACTGAGGTATGGATGCTCAATTTCCTTATATGTATATTGTAATGTGTGGTTCTGTAAGGAACAACTCCTCTTAATTAATGCTTATCAACTTTGTGGAAACATAAGAACTTCCAACCAACAACTGAGAGGCTAAACCAATACTATGATAAGCTATTTACTTTATAGGAGATATAAACTCATGCCTTTCCTCTTGCACTCACTTGGTACTCGTACTTTTTAAGATGTGGGAGAAAAGGTACTTCCACTGTCCCATAAAATCCTTTTGGGTTTACGTAGTACTCATTGGCTCAATCTAGATGGTCAAATATCTTCATAGTGCAtacaataaatttttttcttccaaATTGTATTCATGGGAACCCTTGACATTGACTTGGTAGTCTAATCCAAAATTTAGTCATGTTTGTTAGGATTTAGAATTTGGTTCTAAGGCAACTAAATTTGGCAACTTTCCATTTTGtttgtgttgtaaatattcagtAGATGCATGCTCATGTTTCTTGATGTTTATGCATCCTGTCTAGTTTAAAATTTTGTGCTGTTCAGTGTTGATTATGAACATCTTCATTTAATAGAATTGACATCACTATCTCTCTTATCTCTGGTTTTGGAAAAACATAAACATTGATTTTTTATTTAGGAAATCTTGTTAATGTGTACATAGTTTGCCATACAATAGACATTGCTGGCTTTCCCCACAGTCTGTTGTTTTGATAAAGTTTCACATAATATAAATCTTGGGCATCAAACTCCCATCTTTCAGACCTCTAGTCCCTAATATACACTAACCAAGTTACATATGTAGGATGGAAGCTCTGGGGATGAGTTTAATAAGGACTCCATTGAGCGTGATGAAAAGCGACTTATGGAGCTGGGTCGTAGGACAATTGAAATTTTTGTCCTAGCTCACATATTCAGGTAACTAACTTATCTCTGACGTTACTGGTTGCATTTGTAACCAAGTTTTACATTACCCTGTTATGTCAGTACACTATGAAGATTCTTTGTGCAATTAATTATTGACCAGGCCATGCTTAATCCTTTTAGATCAGTTTATGAACAGTAATGTTCTAGATATATCTTTCTAAAATGTCTAACCATATACCTTTAAGCATTTCACAAGCCATTCAGGTTGAGTGTTTCATGTGTGCAAGTAAATGTGGTCCTAATGCTCTTTTAATTAAAGTAgtgaaatttaaattttatgaactACCTTTTTTTATATATGTTACAGTTTGATGTTGTCATTAGTATTTGTTTCTTATTTATTCAAATTGTCCGTGGACTAATCTATGGGATCTTTTTTGTCCTTAATGTCTATGTTCTTTTATGTTGCGGGCAGCAGTAGAATTGAAGTTTCCTACCAGGAGGCTGTTGCTCTAAAGAGGCAAGAGGAGCTTATTCGGGAGGAGGAAGCTGCTGGCCAGGTTGAACATGAGCTTAAGTCAAAGCGTGGTGCTGCTGAAAAGGAAAAACGTGCAAAGAAAAAACAGGTGGGGTTTTGATTCTGTCAATATTTTGGGAATTGTGCATTGGAGACCTATATGTTAGCATCATGGGCACTGTTTAGGTTGGAAGTTTATGTGAACACTTTTTGAACCCTCAGAATATGACACATATGAATTATGACAAATATGACCAAATTACCTGGCCTTTGTTTAAGACAAAATTTTCTATGAATAATGGTGTCTAAGAGTGTATAGAAATCCTAAATTCTTTCTTATGTGCTTTACTTATTCTCCCGCATTCTGTCTGTGAAAGCCTTAGCCTCACCCATCCCTTTAATTGATCACCTCCCTCTAGACCCTCTCTTCATTTTTCCTGTTCTGCTCTTGAGAGACTCGAAATATATTCATGAGCAGCTGGAACTTGAGCTTGGTTTTATCTCAGGTTCATTTTATTTCTGAACATATGCACCATGGTTATAAAGACCGACAGTTTCTCTCAGGATGGTCAGCTTTCACCACTTTGGTAGGGGTCAACATGCGGACTAGGTGATTTTGCTTGATTTTGTTTGGGATAAGTTGTATGGCCTAGTATGCTTACTGTATACTAAGTATCTGGTGGTAAGCCTAATGTTTGTAcctatattattttctttttaaatttatgacAGTTGTCACCGTTGtcaatctttcttttttcttctttccctCCGCCTTTCCATCTCTTTATGTCCCTGActattcctctctttctctctcttttcctttgCCGCTGCCTCCTCCAACCAACACTGCTGCCACCTCATCACTGCCATGCTGCCTTTGTCTCCTCCACCCCCATGTTGCTGCTGCCTTCACCTATTCTCTCACTAGGTCACCACTTCTTCCTCTTCCACGTTTTCCTCCTtaattcttcttctctttctccttctctgtgcccccctctcctcctcctccccttgccAGACCCATCTGTCGGCACAGGAGCATAAAGATGCATTGTATGTCCAACCCTCCTGATACCTTACCGGTCCACCCAGGGACAAGTACAGGTTCCGGACTGAAATTTTAAACCTTGATATGAACCTTCTGAGCTCAAGTCAATCATAAAAACCCATATGTTCATTTGAAGCAAACACAAGCAGGGATCCATTCATGCTTGACTTATTCACCGATGGAATCTATTGCTGATCCTTCTAGATTGTCAGATCGTGTTTATTCTTGGTAAGTCAATTGCATTTTGATTTTAGAGGAGGTGACAAAACTTAAAACTTGTTGATGTTCACATGAAACCATCTCTAAGTCCAATATAACTTATCCTATGCTGCATTAGACTTTATGAGTTTTATTGtagttgctttctttgcaaactcCTACAGGCATCGTGTCTCTTTGTTCTTTTTGAGCTTTTACATCATTTTTGCAATTGAAAAGATATACAGTAGCTTTTCCCCTTTATTTTTTAGCTTTGGTGTTTGATTAACTTCAGTTTCATAATTCAAGAATAGAAGTTGATGAGTTTGTAGTCTGCTTAATCTTGTTCTTTACTCTTGTTCCAGGCTAAACAGAAGCATAATAGTCGCAAGGGTAAAGACAAAGTAAAGGACGTGAGGTGTAATCAAGCACAGGAGAGGCTCCAACAAGAAACTCCTTTGGAAGAGCGAACTTCAGATAGCTTCTCCTCTGGGCAGGTAGAATTGATTATTGAAAAGATTGATGCACGAGAAGATGTGTCTGAGACTGGAGAtgatgttgctgaggtgcttcaaCCTGATTTAGATGACAGAGATACCAGTCCTACTAATTGGGACACAGATACATCAGAAATTCATCTGATCACTGAAGCTAGTGGCAGCGATGTGCAAAATGGACAAACTGAAAAGAGGAGTCAATCTGTTATGGATGATAGCTCCTCAACGTGCTCAACCGACTCAGTTCCTTCTGCTTTCATGAGTGGACCATATAAAGGAAACATTTTACCAAACAACAATGGTGCACAGTCTTCTCCAAACAGGTAAATATAGATATGAGCATATTATGTTGTGGTGGCTGTAACACCTGGAGTTTTTAACGAGTGACAAACTGTATATGCAGAAGAAAAAATCATTGGAGTAGAGAAACAAACAACCGCATAAGTTTAACTCATGGTGGGCAAATTCCACCTGAAACTACTTCTGTTGATGGCCATTCACATGATGCTACTGGCAGCAAGGCTTCCCAACCTGAATTGGAGGCCACTGGATTCTCCTTCAAGAATGAGATACAGCATCTTGGCAAAAATTTAGCCAGGAAGGTGGAGTTTATTGATACATTGACGTTTTATTTTTGCATTGGGGGTTTTATGATCATTCCAAACTTATATATGTTCCATATGTTAGATGTTGCTTCTTTGTTTGTTCTATACTTGACTATGCAGTAATGCCTACTTGGTGTAGTTTACTATAAATTTCTAGAGACATGCATGTCTGACCATTGTGCAGCTTTATGAATGACATTGTATGGTTATTGTGGCTTGTTCTGACATGCTTGCTGCTATTACAACTTGTACTGTAAATATTTTGGGGACAGCTTGGCATTGGCCTCAAATGTAGCGCCAATTGATGTGTCCAGTTATGTATACACTAATTCTCGTCTGTTCTATTGTTTCCTTGACTTTTTTGAAAATGCAGCTATGCTTATTATTTGTGTTTTTGAGAGCTCTGAATTTCTTATTTGTTCCCTGAAATGAAATGTTATCTTGAAGTTCCCATTGCCTAGTGCTGCTTTAATGTCAATTAATTGTCTTTGTTGCATTGTTCTGGATTCGCCTGAGTACATCTGAACTATTAGCTTTCTCTTGATTGAAAGTAATACTTTAGCACATAGTCTTTTTGGTGAGTCTTGCCGAAGTTATTAAGCTTGAATAAGGTCATTGCCTGCTGTTTCATTTTAGGATTGACATGATTGTGTCATCTGCATAATTCCCTTATTCGAGTTTCTTTCATATCCCTGTATCTATCTACTAGGAGTGTATAATCTCTTTGTGCTGATCTTGTCAAACCTTGAACATTTTACTTGGTGTTCGATAATGTTATTGAAGTTACTCAGCAAGCAACTTAATTTCATGACTTTTTCTTTCTCCCAGGAGGAAGTTTCTTCTCTACAAAAGAAATCAACATCCAAAGATCAGGTTGATGCGGAGAGTCAATCCTCTTCATCTGGCCTCGGTAAAAAGCCACTCAGCACTATTCAGCAGCCAAAGCATTCCTCAGTTGTCACCACCTCCACCACTGCCATCACGGCTGCTATCACCACAGTGGAGCCAGCTTCTTCTAAAGAGGCAACATCGAGTAGCACATCTCAAACCGAAAAGATTCTTGTTCTTGCATCAGGATCAGCACCAGTTTCGTCCAGTTCCCAGTCTGAAGCTCAGAAGCAGAACATGCCATTAAAGATTAATACTTCTCATCAAGACAATGCAATATCACGGCCTTCCAGTGCTCCTCTTGTCCCGGCACCAAGGCCACCTGCTTCCATCGCTTCCACAGTTCAAGCAGTACCTCTCCTTTCACGCTCTGTTAGTGCAGCTGGTCGATTGGGAACTGATCCATCACCATCTGCCCCAAGTTATATTCTGCAGTCATACAGGAATGCGATAATCGGTAAAACTATGCGTGCAAGGAGGTCTGATATTATTGATGAGACTACTTCCTCAGGCCAAAGTGTTTCATGCTCACAGTCTCCATCGGTATGCCTATCATCTGCCTCTATGCTTCCGCCTCAGGCCCTTGTAAGGAAGGACCAGACATCAGTTCGACCTGGCTTGACCTTTGGTTGCCTCAAGCCGGAAGTAGTCCATAGCCATCATCCGCGGATAGATGACAGCTACCATGAATCCAGCAGCAGCAGTCAGAGGATTGGTTCATCTCTTGTGGATAACATGCAGAAGCTTGACATTGATAATAATTTGTGGAAAGAACAATATCCAGCTGAGATTGCTTCCAGGATTACTCCGTATCAGGACCAAGGTACGGTGGCAGAGGAGTTTCCTCACCTCGACATTATCAATGACTTGCTCGATGATGAACAAAACATTGAACGGGCAGCTAGAGGTCCACAACATGGCTTCAATAGGCAGTATTCTTTGCCAAGTAATTTGTTTGCTGCTGAGTTTGGATCATTAGGTGGCTCTGGCCGGTTTGACCATTCAGATCAGTACTATGAAGAGGGTTTCCTTGGGGGCTACGGCACTTCCGCTAACCCCCTTCAAGGGCTGAGGGATGGAGCTCTCCAGCAGATGGATCTTTCATCATATTCTAATAACCATAGCCAGCTTGATGGATTGATGCGGAACCATTGGCCTTATGGGAACACTGATCCATCCATGCTCAGATTGGGGGACGGGGATGCTAATACGTACCCTTACCAGTTCCGAGTCTATCGTGCAAGAGGTGGAAACAGATACTTGTATCATCCTGCTAATGGGCCTTGAGAGCACATAATAGGATTGACCATTTGGTCATAACAATGATTATAATCCAGGTAATCTGTTCTTCTGAGCTTTCCGGTGAGATGTAATTCTTTCCTTgttttttccacttaaagaaagGCATTTCGTAGAGAGTGATTTTGCATTTCCTTTCATAGCGCCATCTGCTCTTGAATGTTTCTCGAGTTTTTCTTGCCGGCGGAAGCGGAACCTGAATTTGTCTGCTTGCCTCGAGTGCGGAGGTGAGGTGCTAATTCTACTTATTTACTGGCATGTGTCTTTCATGTTTAAATAGGAAGCCATACGAACATTTAGTATTCCCCCCTACAAGCAAATTTCCGAATTCTGAAGCTGATTCATGTGATTTTTCAACGCCACCCATAGCAAATTTACCTTTGCCTGTTTGGTTTATTAAGATTACTTTCTCTTATGTTTTATATTCTTTCTGATGACATTACGGAATATCGACTTGGAGAAAGGGTTATTGTGAGCATCCATGTTTGAAGTTCATCCTGTAACCTTTTGAGTCGTGGAAAAGGGAAACTCTTAGGTTAGGTTATTAATTGCATGTGTTGGAGCTGTTGCTTCCGTGAAAGAATCAGAATAAGTTGGGACTTAAAATTGGCATTGATCGTTACAACAGTGTAAGCTTTGGAAAAGCTCAAATGCAACAATCTTGTTCAATTTTTCTCTCTTCTCATGATGTTCCAGGCAATTATTATTTACTGTCAAGAATgttgattatttatttatgaattcCAACTTTTGATTCGTCATGCTTTTCCAAACCATTATTTTTATATTCACGATGTTAATGTTTGGCACAGAACATGCAGTTATTCTCAGCCATAAACATCTATCGGACATgttcataatatttttaatttcggATGTATCGGATGGTACATATCGGTCCATCAGCCTATCGACACATGGGTCTTCCGTTATCGGTATGAATCTCATGATGTCGATCTTAACATTTTGATCCTAAGAGAGgagtaggagagagagagagagaggaaaggagaAAGTGAGGGTGAGGGATGGGGTTGTGTCGTCTCGAGGTTGGATAGGTGCGTGGGAGGACGACGAAGTTCGTCGGGAGGGATGCAGTGACAATGGAGGGTGATCAAGTAGAAGTGTTGACGCGGAAGGTGAGTTTCGTGGGGTCGGGGTCGGGGTCGGGGTCACAGGTCCTTATTGATTATGTCAAGTCAACTAACTCGCATCCGCTGTGGTTGAATCAACCTGTATTTACTCATTAGAATTTTGGCATACTGCATTAGCAATTCTATATATATCAGTCATCCAATTCATCATCTTCTGGATGATCATTTTATCTGTTATTCTCAAGACAGATGCAAATCCAATAATCAATCACTCGACACCTTTTAATAAAGAACTGCAAAAAGAGTTGCATATCTAAAGACCACTTATCGTTTTGGTGAACATAACATAGCAAAATTAGAAATGCGACGCCATTTTTGTTGCATAATACCACAGCCTCGTACCATAATATGTTGCTGTGATGGACAACGCTAAGGAGGCCATCCTCCTCCGATGCTGCGCCTAAACATAACAACTTTATTGCCGTGATGGACAACTCTAAGGAGGACATCCTCCTCCGATGCTGCACCTAAACGGCTCCTGCGTCGGCTTCCCCGGAGGATTAACCTCGGTAACCGGGGCGCGTTGCTCGCAGTGCTGCTCGCCATTGCCGTCCACCCAGCAATCCGTGGGAGTGTCGGGGCTGGACCCGTCATCCGCTTCATCCAAAAGCCTCGCCGCCTGCGCGCACTGCGTGGTCGACAGCCATAGCACGacggagacgaggaggaggaggaggaagaagacgactcTTCTTCCACGGGCGCAGCTCATCCCTCGTATGTAGGCCCCTGCAAACGCTTCCATCTATACCCACACCCAT
This Musa acuminata AAA Group cultivar baxijiao chromosome BXJ1-2, Cavendish_Baxijiao_AAA, whole genome shotgun sequence DNA region includes the following protein-coding sequences:
- the LOC135605640 gene encoding TNF receptor-associated factor homolog 1b-like, whose product is MTGTITEDYGMSLRSSATEGMLSEQRCPSSDSITEWRSCEQVENGTPSTSPPYWDTDDDDDGRSKTFELYGRFTWKIEKFSTINKRELRSNAFEVGGYKWYILIYPQGCDVCNHLSLFLCVANHDKLLPGWSHFAQFTIAVVNKDPKKSKYSDTLHRFWKKEHDWGWKKFMELSKVYDGFIVADTLVIKAQVQVIREKADRPFRCLDCQYRRELVRVYLSNVEKVCRHFLEERIGKLSKFVEDKVRWSGFRAFWFGMDLNSRWRMSRDRTDAILKAVVKHFFIEKEVTSTLVMDSLYSGLKALEFQSKNMKGRARLVDLEELPSPMILVDKDLFVLADDVILLIERVVSDSLPHQPLPSKDDKCPQNRTKDGSSGDEFNKDSIERDEKRLMELGRRTIEIFVLAHIFSSRIEVSYQEAVALKRQEELIREEEAAGQVEHELKSKRGAAEKEKRAKKKQAKQKHNSRKGKDKVKDVRCNQAQERLQQETPLEERTSDSFSSGQVELIIEKIDAREDVSETGDDVAEVLQPDLDDRDTSPTNWDTDTSEIHLITEASGSDVQNGQTEKRSQSVMDDSSSTCSTDSVPSAFMSGPYKGNILPNNNGAQSSPNRRKNHWSRETNNRISLTHGGQIPPETTSVDGHSHDATGSKASQPELEATGFSFKNEIQHLGKNLARKEEVSSLQKKSTSKDQVDAESQSSSSGLGKKPLSTIQQPKHSSVVTTSTTAITAAITTVEPASSKEATSSSTSQTEKILVLASGSAPVSSSSQSEAQKQNMPLKINTSHQDNAISRPSSAPLVPAPRPPASIASTVQAVPLLSRSVSAAGRLGTDPSPSAPSYILQSYRNAIIGKTMRARRSDIIDETTSSGQSVSCSQSPSVCLSSASMLPPQALVRKDQTSVRPGLTFGCLKPEVVHSHHPRIDDSYHESSSSSQRIGSSLVDNMQKLDIDNNLWKEQYPAEIASRITPYQDQGTVAEEFPHLDIINDLLDDEQNIERAARGPQHGFNRQYSLPSNLFAAEFGSLGGSGRFDHSDQYYEEGFLGGYGTSANPLQGLRDGALQQMDLSSYSNNHSQLDGLMRNHWPYGNTDPSMLRLGDGDANTYPYQFRVYRARGGNRYLYHPANGP